A window of Nicotiana sylvestris chromosome 8, ASM39365v2, whole genome shotgun sequence genomic DNA:
AGGGATCAAAAgtacacaattcaaataatagaAGGTTAAATATGTCATAGTCAAATATAGCAAGGACTAAAAGCAACATTTACCATTAAGTGAGGGACCAAAAGTGTTATTAACCCTAgaattttacaaaaaaatagaataaaaagtAGTAATAATTTGTAAAAGCAGGTAATgagaaaatttatttattttttattttttgtggtaATAGAAATTATATTGTTAGGACATAAATTTGCCTTCTACTTGAATAATAGTCGTTTATAGCCGTTATACACAGCTCCTCCCCCTTTTCAAAAAATTCGACCGTTGAACCCAAATTCACAACGTATATCCTCTCTACACTCCCAATTTTTCCCTATTCTTTTCTCCCTTTGACACACAGCAAAAAAACAACAAGAAATTCTTCTCTTTCACTGACGGAGAAATCAATCCAAAAATCAATCCACTATTTCCTTATTCCCCTACAAATTTGTGGGCGCAGTGATTAATTCACACCATTTCTCTTGCACTGACGGAGTGTAATTAACTGGAAGAAAAATGGAAGATCCGAATTTGATAATTGACCCGGATTATGAGTTCGAGGCGCCACGATTCTACGACTTTATGAATGGAGAAACGGAGGAGGATATGCGGAAGGCTGAACTTTGGTTCGAGTCTACAATCAGCTATGCCCCTTCTCGTATGTCTACTTTTGAATTTAATTACGTATTTAATATTTGGGTTCTTTAGTTGTTTTCTCACCCCCGTAATTTTTGGGGTTTCACATTTCTTAGCGTAAAGTTTTGCCTTTCATGCCTGTATCATTTTTTGGAAATGGGCCAATTTTGCTGAATTCCAGAATTTGTGGCGATATTTGAATGATACAGAGAGGAGTTTCCATTTAGGGTTAGTTTAAAAGTGTAATTTGAAGATGCTTTCGTAAAAGGCATTGCCTTTTTTTCCCATGGTAGCCTTCAGAATAGTAAATATGAACAGAAATTAATTCAAATTTTTTGAGAGTGTGAACACAATAGTTGCATATGAAACATTTGGTTTTAGTTTATTTGTGGGAATAGGTGGGataattttgtttattttcaagTTGGCATGACTAATATGTTTGAGGGGTCTTCTAGGCATTTTCACTAGATCATATGTAATTGTTTAAATTATTGTATATCCAATCAATGTAGATTGGTAACTATGTCCATTGCAATTGTGGGGGGGTTTCTATAGCTGCTGTTGAGTAGTCTTCTAAAAATATAGGATCAATCTGCAAAGTGAGCCTGAGTTTTGTTTTTTTCTGTTTTCGCTTGTGAAGCTTTTTGGTCTTTAGGCGAGAGTATATCGGAAACCGCATCTCCGCCCTCCCATGGCAGGGGTATGGTCAACGTACCCAGACCCTACTTGTGAGAactcactgggtttgttgttgttggctTGTGAAGCTTTTATGCCAAAACTATAACTTTTCTTCCCTTTGTTTAACCTTTTTTAAAAATCTTTTGATTTTGTTTTGGAATCTTTTCGTTACTACATAGAGAGAGTGGGAAAGGGGGGAAAAGAAGCATCGGTACGCTTATGGGGTTTGAAATCTTCACCTACATGGTGGAAGAAGTGAGCACGATGCTACTGCCCTCCCACGGCTGCCTTCAAAATACTCAATATAAACAGAAAATTACTACTTTGAAACCTTAGATATGCAACCAGAGATGAATGAGGAGAGAGTATCAACACAATTCAGTAGTAGCATGATGTTACTGTAAGATAATTTCCTTTCTATTTCAAGGCATGACCAGTTATATTTATGCAGTCCATAGGCATTGGCATTAGATCCTGTAGACTGTTAAAATTGCCTGTATCATTCTATAGACAACCAATGTGGATTGTAATTGTCGCAATTGGCGACGAAATGTTGATTGGTTATTTTTGTGTTGGCTTTTGCAGCTTTTACGCAAAGAATCAAGAAGAGTGGTAGAACATTTCAACTTGAGAGCCTATGTGATTTTACCAAAGACGAGGAAGTGCAGGATAATAATTCAAGGTCTACTGATTTATATTGCATTAAATTTTACGGATTTAGATGATTTTGATGCCAATTTTGACATCACGTTCCAACTCTTTATAACTTACTGATCGTTCACCTGAAACAGGCCTACAACCGAGCCCTCTGCTTCTGGAACTAAGGACGAGGTAAGGTTAAATGGTGGGATTGAAGAGCATGCAGCGGCGCTCACTTCTTCTCGAAGTAAGGAAGTGGTAACGCCAAATGCGATTACTGAAAAACCTGGTAGCAGTCCTCCTAATCCGGTATGTCTCCACATCTTGTATAAAGAGAAGCGCTATTCGCTATTTCCAGGCTCTATTTCTCaattttgttttattaatttccaGGAACCTATTCAGAAGCAGTCAAATGTAGAAGGTCAGTTATACTGCAGTGTTATCATTTGGCTTTTTCACTTGCATTAATTTCTTTACCCCCTTTGGCTGATAATGGATCTAATACCACAAGTCTTGTGACAGAAATTAGTACCCCCGCACCACCAATGATATCTCTGAAGAGTGACAGGAAGACTAATTCCAAGAAGCAACAGACTGCTAAAAAGATCGCCAGCATTCTTAGAAATCCATCAGCATTACAGTCAAAATCTAACATGCAACAGTCACAATTGAAGAGTGGTAATCCAGCTAGTACGAGGAAGTAAGTTAACACTTTTAGTATCTTAGCACGTTGATCTTTCAATTCGCTCCCTTTTATGTTTTGCCATCCTAACATGTTGTGGTCTGTCGAAATAATGCATTTTCTTTTGCTGTATAGGCAACCAACCGTGAAAAGTGCCATTAAAGCACCTAATTTTGCTCATGAAAACCAAGCTATAAAGAGACAGAAACTAGAAGACGGAAAATCCAGACAGGTTGATTTTTATCTTTCAGATCGTATGTGTACATGCAGAATATTTCACTTTTTATTTGACCTTGATCTCGTTTCCACCCAATATGTAGATTCTTAACATCAAACCTCAGATTCTGCCGCACAAAACAAGAGTTGGAGTTGCTAGCAGCAGTTCCGCCTTACTCTCTTCGACTGCAAAAACTCATAAAAAGGATAGAAAGGTTGGCTATTACagcattttcctttctttttttttttttttttttttgcattttggaatatatatacaaattttgGATGTTCTGAATCTAACACAACATTATTTACTACTCTTAAGATGTATGTTCGGGAACCAGTTGCCCCATTTGTTTCAACAGCAGAAATGATGAAAAAGTTCCAATCTAGCACCAGGGAGATGTCACTATCTCGCATGAGCAATTCTACTTTACATGTAAATCACTCGAGTGCTGCTTAATTTTGACTAGCTTTCCCTTTATATTTCTtctaaagtattttcattacacAGGATGATCCAGCTGTTATGCAGAGGAAGCATAAGCTTATATTGACCAGGCCTAAAGAACCTGAATTTGTAACAGCTCAACGTGTTCGTCCAACAAGAGTCAAGAGTTCAGCTGAGCTAGAGGAAGAAATGATGGCCAAAATTCCCAAGTTTAAGGCTCGACCATTAAACAAAAAGGTACTGTACCCCCTTATGTTAGACATTTGATCCCTCCTTTCTTGATTTTAAATAGTGTCTTTTGATCTTACCTTCCAAATTGTTTTGACTATTTGGTAACAGATATTGGAAATTCCAACTCTACCAGCATTACCGAAGAGTACACCTCAACTACCAGAATTTAAGGTATTGTATAGATTATCAAAATCAAAATATTCAGAGTAAATTTGATATCCAATATTAATCTTTACTTCTGCAGGAATTTCATTTGCAAACTATGGCACGGGCGAATCAAAATGCTGAAACATCAACAGTTGCATCAATAGAATCTACTCAGGTATAGGGAGTGCTTCCTGTAATTACtcagtaaaaaaaaattatttgcttTAGGTACTAAATAAAAACAAATTCATTCATCACAGAGTCATCAATGGAAGCCGACGCATCTTACAGCTCCAAAATCACCTCTTCTTAAAACATCACTAAGAGCACGGCCTCCAAAGATCAAAAGCTCTGAAGAAATGGAAAAGGAAGAACTTGAAAAAGTTCCCATTTTTAAGGCAAGGCCATTGAATAAGAAGGTAACCACAGCTGCCTTTCTGATTATTATACAGGAAAACTCTCTTGCTCTCTACTTTTCCCCTTGTTGCTAAGTTCCTCAAATTGTAGATTTTTGAAAGTAAGGGAGATTTGGGGATGTTCTGCAACATAAAGAGGCAGGTAACAGTGCCTCAGGAATTTCATTTTGCCACAGATGAACGTATTCCGCCTCCAACTAACGTAGCTGATATATTTGACAAGGTTCCATATTAATGTCATATTTCTTACTCCCTATTATCTTACTGTTCAACACTTGCTTCCTAATCATTGTATCTTTCCCTATTTTCAGCTTTCCCTTAATTCTGAACCTCAAAATGACAAGACTACTCTCCCTAGAAACACCGCCCCGAATCCTTTTCATCTCCACACTGAGGTATGTAGTTTTGTTATGTTCTTGGTTTTTTCCTTTTTAGCTAAGTACAGCAGTTCCCTCATCTTGGCCTTCATTGGAGTTTAGGAACGAGGTGCAGAGAAAGAGAGGAGATTGTTCACCGAACTTCTACATAAACAAATCGAGGAGGAGCGGTCCAGAATTCACAAAGCAACTCCGTATCCATACACCACTGATTATCCCGTGGTACGCTTGTCCTAACCAATCTTTTCTAGTATCTACTCTAACATGGATTCTTTCTGCAATCCTGTTTTTACGTTCGTCATTACCTTGTTTTGTCATGCTAGATTCCACCAAAACCAGAACCAAAGCAGTGCACAAGACCGGAACCTTTCCAATTGGAGAGTCTCACTAAGCATGAGGAGGAGATGCGGAGGCATATGGAAGAAAGGCGAAGAATGGAGGAGGAAGAAGCAAAGATGAGGATTTTTAAGGCGCAACCAGTATTGAAAGAGTAAGAACTAAAAGAACAAGTTTTCCACACAGTGTTGTTTTCTCAGTTTATGTCAAAAGATGGTTTATATTTTTCATCATTAATAATGCAGGGACCCAATACCAGTTCCTGAGAAAGTACGTAAACCCCTCACTGAAGTTCAAGACTTTAAACTGCATGTAGATCACCGTGCTCATGATAGAGCTGAGTTCGATAAGAAGGTAATTCTCTGTTCCATTACAGAAGCGCGTACATAGATTTGCCTTCGTCCTTGGCATCCAATGCTCAGGTCATAAGTTGTTACTGTGCAGATTAAGGAGAAAGAGATGATGTATAAAAGGTATAGAGAGGAGGCAGAATCTGCAAAAATGGTATGCGCACATCTTGATTTTGTCATTTAATGTAATGTTGTGATGAGATCGGATtgaattcttatttcatttatgGATAGATGGAGGAAGAGAAGGCGCTGAAACAACTGAGGAGAACTTTGGTGCCCCATGCAAGACCTGTGCCTAAATTTGATCATCCATTTCAACCTCAGAAGTATGTAAATTTAGCATGTTGGATGTTTTctgctttttttcttctctacCTTCTCCGTTCTTCTAAATCTTTTGCATCCACAGGTCTTCAAAACAAGTGACAAAGGCAAGATCACCAAAGCTACAGATTgttaagagaaaagaaaggagGGCAATGACCTGCCCTTATGCGGCAGCTTCTAGTGCTGCCTACCAAATGAGGTAGTGATAAAAATGGCAGCCCGGTTCAAATGAGGTAGTGATCAATTCAAAAATTTGGGGAGCTGCTAATTAGTTGTTCAAGAAATCTTGAATTCTACACAGAGAGGAGGGGGGAAATTTTGAGTTCAGAAGAATATTTGTAATGTATGTAAAACTTGTGCAAAATCGGAGCTCTACAAATTCACTTTAGTTTGAGTTTAGAGAAATATTTGTAATGTATGTTAGTTAAACTTATGCAAAATCGGAGCTAGTATTATTAGTGTGTAATTCATTCATTCATTCAAGTATTCGGTTGGTTAGTTACTTTATTAAATCTTCCAAGGGAACAAAATGCCTATAACCTATGTTGCGTGAACTCTCCAAAATGTAGCTGCACCCGTGTCAGATCCTTCAAAAATGCACttcttttggaggatccgacactaTGGCtacattttcggagagtccgagcaacatagcctATAACTTGCAAAAGCACCTGCAAGCAGTGCATATTGTGGCACAAATGCACAATATATAGCTTGTAACAAAAGAACTAGAGCCATAGTTTTCTCTTTTATAAATCTTACTTTCTCTGCATGATTAAAACAAATTTCGAATTATCCAAACTCCATTAAGCTAGCTGCTACTGTCAAATGTGTCATAGTTAATTACATTATTTTAGTCGAAATTTAGGGGTTCAACTTCAACATGTGTAAAATTATGCTCAGTGTCGAAAGTTCTGAATTCAGATGAACGTACTTCAGTGTTGCATCCTCTCTATCAATGAAGACAACATATATAACTTAAAGTCGACAAAAAATAACAAGTATTGAACTCATTGCTCTCTTGTTTTaaaaatttttattcttttttttttcctggtATAGCATTTGCTTCTTCACGGTATATTGAACATATATAATGCATGTACTCAAATTTAAGAGTTATATAGATAAGTAGATCATATTAGCAGGGCAATTACAACAAATTTCGTTATGTGGGATTACGTTGAAGTGGTACAAAACTACCATTCAGGATCTTGGATTTAATAATATCTTCAAGGCTTCAAACTTTATGATTATAAAAGTCACAAACAATAGAACTGATACTTATTATAGTAACTGAGCTTAGACAATGACAGAAGAGAGAGAGCAAGCATATTATATCCATTTTTTGCCTCGGTTTTTTTTATCCAATCTGAAATTGTTTGTAACCTGCTGCAGCATTTTCTTGGAAGTTTATTATCTGATGAGTGTCTGACCCTATTATGGATTTTCTACTCGATGAAACTTCAGCATTACACTGATCAGATGATGAAGAAGTAGTACTAGTCTTCCTTCGCCTTTCGTTGTGCCCAGCCAAACGCCGCCTGCAACTCCTTTTCGATTCATCAAACTCTCCCACCTCGTGAAATCTGCAGGTCATGTTGTTAGGTGTGTATGAACAAAGTCTCACATGAAaagtagaaaagaagaaaaaatctgCAGGTGTTAACAAGATAAGAGTCGGAAAATTGAAATAAGAACTGTCAAGTGATTCTTGAATGCTTCTACTTATGTCGATGGAGTCCAGTATGCTATTATATATACTTTAAAATTCCTAAGACAATATCGGGAGTACTCATCTTATGTGAATGTAACTAGATCATCAAACTCACACATTAGTTTATGTGAGAAGCTTCCGAGTATGAACAGATTTAACTCATATACACTGACGATACTGCTATAACTTAATTTTATATTATTAGCAACGGTGGAGCCAGGATATTTATGAAGGggagtcaaaatataaagaaataaagaCATGGACATCAAACGCAAGGTTTTGACCTATTTATATATTGTAATTTTTCAGCGAAAGAGTGTCTATTGACTTCCTTTGGACAAGGGTGACTCCATCCCGGACTATCAGTGTACTTTAACATGCTACAACAAATTATTTTACTTTACCGTCTAGTATGAACGGATTAATTCAACTCATATATACTGACAATGCGATAATTTAATTTTAGGCTATCAGCAGTGGTAGAGCTAGGAGTTTTACTAAAGAAGCcaaaatataaagaagtaaaACGCAAAAAAGGTAAGGGGATTTaacatatagtatatatatacataaataaaAGATTTGACATATCTTCACAATATAATTTTTTGGTGAATGAGTGTTACGTGACTACTCTTGAAAAAGGATGGCTCATCCCCTCACTGTCAGTATATTTTAACATGCTATATAACTTGCTATAACAGATTATTTTACTTTACTGTCTAGTTTACCAATTTTATACTAACAATACATAGTTACCAGTACAAAACTTGAAGTGCTATAGTACGTATTAAACAAATTCCTAACAGCATTGTTACATATAGTTTATGATATATCATATTAGATAGTATTATATTACATATTTTTTATGAATATAATATTTGGAGATTGTATCGTTTTTCGTCGTTTCATGCTGTCACACActagcaatatgaagaataaacctacaatattataaagaaaaagaagGGTACGAGATAAAATCATTATATAAAAAGATAGCTGGGTAAAGGATAAAATAAGATTATTTAATACTCAgtaaagaagggcaagacgagaggaaaaaaaaaaggtaatGACCCGACCACATCAAATCAGTTGCTACATAATAACGAATTTATAATacgatataataaaatttaaataataatattaaaaaatatattaaatttaaagtaacaatatgaTATGATACCAtaagtaacaaccatccaaacaagtcgtAAGGAACCACCTTTTTTAGTTACTAACATAAAATTagtactttaaaaaaaaaaccgAACTAGTCAACCAGTAAGACTATTTAAGTAACTTATTTAGagcctatttggccaagcttctaggaggtcaaaagtatttttttggaaaatttaGGTGTTtggccaaaataaaataaaagtacttttgagcagTAACACAAATTATTTTCTGCTTTTGGGGAAAAACTAAAAATTATGACTTCCTCCAAGAAGTAGAAAcagaaaattaatttattcaagacaACAATAACCTtacaataaatttatatttttcaagtTATCTCTcattaattttacatttttcttttccttttccttttcctttttctttttatttttactatatatttcttctcttttttatttcaatcatatttttattcccTTCTCCTGTTCCTAAGAGTATATTTTTAAGTTTATATTGAATGATGTATTTTGATATATTTAAATTATCATGTAAACAATAAGCAATACCAAACAGTCAGTGTTATTGCTTTGAAATagtatattttatatttattgaaatttttaatttatatttttactttacgttttatattttaattgaaTTCTTTTATAATAAATGTTtaaatttattttacttttctaaaTAGTACTAATCACAAATTGAACCTTTACTGTCCTTTTTCGTAATTTAAtacttaaaagtatttttttaaataatggaCAAAGACAATGAGCTTATAAAAAAACACTATACAAACAAATTGGTCAAACATAAAAATTGCTATTTTACAAAAGTACTTTTTCAAAAAGAATTTTAAACAAATGAAAGCAGTTTTCAAAAATACGCAATTTTTGACAGCTTGGCCAAACTGGCTCTTAATTAAGCTCTTGGGCGACTTTAATTTCAAGCAAGCTAAATCAATTATTTCCTCTATTTTATTGTATATGACACATTTTATATTTGAAAATTCTTGAgttttaaactttttattttacccTTAGTAATGATATACTTATAGTTATAAATATATCATGGTACGTgtaagtaaaaatagcacggtatagccaggtTTCGCActaatcattcaaaaatagccagcgtttacgaagtcaatgaaaaatagccactattttgctgcaacagagaccgttccagcataatatactggagttcggtgcacctgtgtatgaactccagcatattatgctggaccggtatactttgctgactccagtataatatattggagactggagcaccggtgctccaaactccagtatattatactggacaattatacttgctggaactccagtatattatgctggagttctagcacttatgctggagttccagcatccttatcctggaactccagtataatatactggagttcaagcatacttatgttggaactccagtataatatactggtgtatttttagggttttgaacagtgttttcgctcagatttatctttacatggaaaatggctaaatttcgattacttttaaaactgggctatttttgaacgaccagttataaatctggatattttttaatttctccctacGTGTAAGATCACATATTCtaagagtatttttttttatacataccgaaaaaaatttctttctttttcaaaattctaTGTCTGATCAATTAGTATCGTATAAAAGGAGTAGCTGAAAATAGATAACTCAACATGCTAAAGAATGCATCATGAGTATTATAAGTATTATTTTAGTAAGAATGCATCATGCATGCATGTTGCAGGTCTAAGAAAAGGTCACATACCATGCAGTCAATTTACTCTAACGCAAGCATTAAGTCACACATatacaatataaaaaaaaaatacaaaaaaactaCTGACTGTGAAACAAATAAAGGGAGAGTAAGAAGTGAAACCGGCTGCATTGTTGACAAAACCGTTGCCGGAGTCCGGCGACGACGACGGCTTGAGACTTTGCATGGTATTCACAGACTTTATGCCTCTTATGGTACTGTTTGGCATCACTTAAATTAACAGTACACTTATCAGCTTGGCAACATCTCATTGAAGTACTTGACCCTTTGATCTTTTCATTGTTATTATTAGTACTACTCCTATTATTATAACTAGGGTTTCTCTTCTTCTTGTCATCATTATCAGTGGCCAAAATGAACAAGTCATTATTATCCTCCATATTGATCAAGAGAAGAAGAATAAATGGAGGAAGTTGtgaagaaaataagaagaaaggaGTTAGGAAGATATAGGCTAAGTGAGGAAGTGGGAATTTTGAAAGGAAAGATGATCAAAAGCTAGAGAGGGATGTTTGAGGACCACATCCTCCATTCTTTTATGTGTTTGTTTTTTATaggatttaacttatatacaaTTGCTACGTATTCTTTTTTGCACTATCAGTATATTTTAATGTTTTTTTTGGGAAATTTTCGAGTAACCCCAACCGCTATTCTTCGGGTGTGCACGGTTTATCAGTATATTTTAATTGGTTGTACTAAGTTATATGCTCTATTTTTTAGGTTAGTAGTCTCATTTGTTAAAAACAACTATCTGTAA
This region includes:
- the LOC104217124 gene encoding protein TPX2-like: MEDPNLIIDPDYEFEAPRFYDFMNGETEEDMRKAELWFESTISYAPSPFTQRIKKSGRTFQLESLCDFTKDEEVQDNNSRPTTEPSASGTKDEVRLNGGIEEHAAALTSSRSKEVVTPNAITEKPGSSPPNPEPIQKQSNVEEISTPAPPMISLKSDRKTNSKKQQTAKKIASILRNPSALQSKSNMQQSQLKSGNPASTRKQPTVKSAIKAPNFAHENQAIKRQKLEDGKSRQILNIKPQILPHKTRVGVASSSSALLSSTAKTHKKDRKMYVREPVAPFVSTAEMMKKFQSSTREMSLSRMSNSTLHDDPAVMQRKHKLILTRPKEPEFVTAQRVRPTRVKSSAELEEEMMAKIPKFKARPLNKKILEIPTLPALPKSTPQLPEFKEFHLQTMARANQNAETSTVASIESTQSHQWKPTHLTAPKSPLLKTSLRARPPKIKSSEEMEKEELEKVPIFKARPLNKKIFESKGDLGMFCNIKRQVTVPQEFHFATDERIPPPTNVADIFDKLSLNSEPQNDKTTLPRNTAPNPFHLHTEERGAEKERRLFTELLHKQIEEERSRIHKATPYPYTTDYPVIPPKPEPKQCTRPEPFQLESLTKHEEEMRRHMEERRRMEEEEAKMRIFKAQPVLKEDPIPVPEKVRKPLTEVQDFKLHVDHRAHDRAEFDKKIKEKEMMYKRYREEAESAKMMEEEKALKQLRRTLVPHARPVPKFDHPFQPQKSSKQVTKARSPKLQIVKRKERRAMTCPYAAASSAAYQMR